The following is a genomic window from Staphylococcus capitis subsp. capitis.
GCTTATCTGATTCAAGACTTGCTGTACCATTAACTGCTGAAGCATAGACAACTGGGAAATCTAACTGTTCATCATTAGCTTCTAATTCGATAAATAAGTCTAATACTTCATCAACTACGCCTTCAGGACGTGCAGCAGGTTTATCAATTTTATTTACAACCACTACAGGTTTTAGATTTTGTTCTAGTGCTTTCTTAAGAACAAAACGAGTTTGTGGCATTGTACCTTCATAGGCGTCGACTACAAGAACAACACCATCAACCATTTTCATAATACGTTCAACTTCCCCACCGAAATCGGCATGGCCAGGTGTATCTAAGATATTAATACGAGTACCTTTGTAATCAATCGCCGTATTTTTAGCAAGAATCGTAATACCACGTTCTCTTTCTAAATCGTTTGAATCCATTGCACGTTCGTCGACATGTTCATTTTCTCTGAAAATACCAGACTGTTTAAGCAACTCATCTACTAAAGTTGTTTTACCATGGTCAACGTGCGCAATAATCGCTATATTACGAACATCTTCTCTTAAATTAGTCATTTTATAAATTTCCTTTCTTGAGTAAACTCCCACTTTTAATTACAACTGTTTTATTATATCATATATTAGTGAAAAGATAAGTAAAAGGTGGGGTATGGGATGCAACAAAAAAAATCAAAAGGCATCTTCTGGGTATTTTCTATTTTAGCAGTCATTTTCTTAGTATCATTTAGTTTTGCATTAGGCGCTGCTAACGTTCCATGGATGATTTTAACATTTATATTACTCATTGCAACATTTGGCGTTGGATTCACTGTTAAAAAGAAATACCGAGAAAACAACTGGCTATAGCCCAGAAATCTTACATTTTAATACTCAATCAATGAGTAAAAGCAGAGACGAAAATAAATCGTCTCTGCTTTTTTATTTTTCTCGTTGTCTACCAAATCGCTTTTCATGATGTGTAGCAATTATCTCTTCAAATTCACATAAATAATTATTTAATATCTCACGATGAAGTTTTGCGTTAGCCATTAAAATAGAATTAGGTTGATTCATTTCTAGACGGTCACCTAATAAGTTTGTACCTACGCCTCCCACTTCATTCAATATCATCAGGCCTCCAGCATAATCCCATGGTTGTAATCTTGGTGTGAGATATGCAGCGAGTTGGCCTTTAGCTACGCTTATAATTTCTAATGCTGCGCTACCATAAGCTCTTGCGCTCCTAGCATCCTCAACGATTGGCGTAAACACTTTACCCATTATCGGTTTAGTTAACCAGTTAGGATTTATACCTATAAGACTTTTTT
Proteins encoded in this region:
- a CDS encoding DUF5325 family protein, whose product is MQQKKSKGIFWVFSILAVIFLVSFSFALGAANVPWMILTFILLIATFGVGFTVKKKYRENNWL